One stretch of Musicola paradisiaca NCPPB 2511 DNA includes these proteins:
- the cuyB gene encoding cysteate racemase, with protein sequence MMPASSPFLLGILGGMGPLATADLLQKIIAATPAERDQQHVPLVVWNVPQIPDRQRALAGTGPSPLPALRDGVSRLNRLGASHIAIACNTAHHWFDDLQASSEAPLLHIADAALSQLTTAAPPSERRIGLIATHGTLAAGWYQQRLAERGMTPVLPDADELETLFVPGCYAVKRGEVAAGGRLFEQLAERLAERGAERLILACTEVAPGLDAIRSRWLQRSIDTTQALALACVALWRPSSP encoded by the coding sequence ATGATGCCGGCATCTTCACCGTTTCTACTGGGCATACTGGGCGGGATGGGGCCGCTGGCGACGGCGGATCTGCTGCAGAAAATCATTGCCGCCACGCCCGCCGAACGCGACCAGCAGCATGTTCCGTTGGTGGTATGGAACGTGCCGCAGATCCCGGATCGTCAGCGGGCGCTGGCCGGAACCGGGCCATCGCCGTTGCCTGCATTGCGGGACGGCGTCTCCCGGCTTAATCGGTTGGGGGCCAGCCATATTGCGATCGCCTGTAATACCGCGCATCACTGGTTTGACGATTTGCAGGCGTCAAGCGAGGCGCCGTTGCTGCATATCGCCGACGCTGCGCTGTCGCAATTGACGACGGCCGCACCGCCGTCGGAGCGGCGTATCGGCCTGATCGCCACCCACGGCACCCTTGCGGCGGGTTGGTATCAGCAACGCCTGGCCGAACGGGGAATGACGCCGGTGTTGCCGGACGCCGATGAGCTGGAGACGCTGTTTGTGCCCGGCTGTTACGCGGTGAAGCGCGGCGAGGTGGCGGCGGGCGGGCGTTTGTTCGAACAACTGGCCGAGCGGCTGGCGGAGCGCGGCGCGGAGCGGTTGATACTGGCCTGTACCGAAGTCGCGCCGGGGTTGGACGCTATCCGTTCGCGTTGGCTGCAACGCAGCATTGATACCACCCAGGCGCTGGCGCTGGCCTGTGTGGCGTTGTGGCGGCCGTCATCGCCGTAA